Within the Eucalyptus grandis isolate ANBG69807.140 chromosome 1, ASM1654582v1, whole genome shotgun sequence genome, the region TTCTTTCTGCTCTCTTTATACCTGCTTGCTCTGGTGATCTGTGGCTCGGCTGCTGACAGTGCTGGATATGTACCGCTGAAGAGCGAGCTTCTGTGCAGGCAATGCTCCAAATGCGACACGTCGACATGCCCACCAAGTGAAGCCTACCCCCACATGACTGCTTGGGACAACACTCTCATTGCCGGTGCTTTGCAATCCGATTATGTCGCCGCCACCGACAGAGGAGTTTATTCTGTCCCAAATGTTTTGGGTGGTGAGTCTGCCAATTACAATGCCTATTATGGTTGGCAATCCACTTCTGGTTCAGCTTCTGGTTATCACAGGTAATAAAACAAACATAGCCAGAAGAAAAGGGATATCTGCACGCGAATATCCAGTAGATTCACGATTAGAGGCGTTAATGTGTATCACAGTATTGCAAATGTTTACACTCAAATTACTTGTTTCATAAGGTTGAACCAAACGAGGTGGTCGTTTGTGTTGTTTCCATTTCTAACAAACTTCCTACTCCAATGCCCCACAGATTCAACAATTACATGGACAAGTGCTCCGGAGGACAGAGTTACCTCACCGTGGACAAGCATGGGAAAGTGAGCCTGCGGTCATTGAATTCGCTCGAAAGCATTGCCGATGCGGACTGGAAATCTATTAACCCACCAAAGAAGTTCAACCATCAGGAATTTCGATTTTGGGTTTCCGGCAGTACTGGCAAATGCCTCACTGTTTTTGTCGGGAGCGGTGAGAAGCGAATAGCTGGAGTATCAGACTGCAAGTTTGATGGCTCCAATCCTTACCAGCTCTTTGCCTTCCGGTTCCATTACCACAAGGCCTTCTGCTGCTGTGGCCTTCACAATGAATAAACGTCCAGGAATTAGTCCAAAACCACAGTGCAGTTTAAGCTAAATAGTAGTCATAAAGGCCACATATGTCAGCTAATATTTTTATCTGATGATGGGCAAAATATGATGCAATGTCATTGTGCATCATGACAACTCTCAATGCGTCCTATCACTCTTAAATAATGACTCTGAAATCCGAAAGCAGCTGTTGGAAGGGAGGAATTTCTTTAGGCATATGACCATTGCTATGAAATGATGCTCTTGTACTTCAATTCCATTTACAGAATGATGACTACTTGTCATTAATCGAAATGCGTGTCTCTCCTTGATTCCCTCCACAGAAACCTCTATTGACAGTGAATCTGAAAAAACAGCAAGTCTTACAACCTCCCCTAAGCTCTCGCAGTAACACAATGTAGACCCACAACCCAAGCAGCACGAATGAAAAGAGCTGATAATATTCAAAGAATATAAATTCGGATGCACTTTTAAAAACGAAGCATGGGATTGATCAAGATGGAACAGTCTCAATGGTTTCATTGCTCTTCTTGACTCTTCACACCTTCACAAATTTGCAGTCAAATCAAACGAGCCTGTCGTCATAACCTTATGGTATGACAGCCCTCCTGCTCTGCTCCTTTTATGTTCCTTCAAAATAAATCCAAGTTATCCATGTCAAAGTCACCAGTGTACTagtccttctctctttcttactCTTTCTTACAGTGATCGGCAGTGCTTGTCTCACTCAGACAATTCCTTactcttcctccttctccttcatcgTCTCCTGAAGCCCTTATCCTAGTCATTTTAAAGGCTACCTTTTCTCTTcccattctctttccttcttgaTCTTCCACTTTACTTACCCAAGAATCAGAATCAGATTCGCCACATTTATCCTTCCTCTTGATGATATCCTCTTGTCCTCACATTTTCCCAGATCCTTCTGCAATTATTTACTCATTCTtaaatcaaaataatcgaaTTTACCCCCTGctcatttcttcattttaggcggaggcggagggttCAAGTCCCTACTTTTCACCCTCACTATTGGCCGTATTATTCTgacatcgtccatatcatctctTCCTTTCCTTCATCCAGCCACGGCACATATCCAAATATGTGGTCTTAAGTCTTAATCGCAACCTGACATTTTTCTACATAGCCATCCTTAACTACAGAAAAttcgaccaagaaaaaaaattccttaaaCTGCAGAAACATCTAAATTAACCAGTCAGATATCCAACATCATCAAACTTCTTGCATGGATCCTGTGACCAATCAGGATTCTTCTTACTAACGTGAGTAAAAGCCAATTCACCATGGAAGTTTGCATGTGTGTTCTCGGCTTTGTTCAGACAAAAGATTTGTGCTTCCATCGTTACTGGGAGCAGAGAGCATGCAAATCGTACCTGTTATAGCTACCATcttcaaagaggaaaatttcctaattctaccagtgcaaaaatttaaaacaaaaaaaaagaaaaaaagaaaaaagaaaagaaaaacaattcacTACCATTCTCTCAACACACATCCACCAATTCAGCCTAGATCAAGTAAAGATATGTATGAAAATCCAGAAGTCATGTTGAAGGCTCGAATAGTTcctaataaaggaaaagaagtcaCCTACAACCAAAACTACCTAAAGAACCACCAAAACTAGCTATGATAAACAAGATAAGCAGATAAATGTAATTCAGAAAATAAACAACACATTCACATCAGGGACAGAATTATTCCTGATATTTTCAACAGTTTGTGGATGCATTACCTTGTTTTAGATAAGCAGCAGGAGTGCCAGTATATAGTTGGGAAGAATGCGTGCTATTAGATATTTATAAGTCTCATATGATCAAACGTTCCCTTTATGGAATTGGGCCTGCTGCAAAGAATTTGAATTCTAAAGGTGAAGAGGTAAACACATAAACTGCATTGAGACCAACCCATCCATGTTCACCAATTCAAATTGTATTCCAAGATTATTTTTAGTTAGACACCCAGAACAGGAAATTATGTAATACTTGCTTTCCTTCAGAATTGTTTACAAGTAAACCACCAGTAACAGTCAAGTGTGCTACATCAAAATTGTCAGCCTTCTGCAATGACATGCACTGCAAGAAAGGCTAAGGGTATTAAGTACTACTAAGCTGGACTGTGGATATACAATACACTATATTCAAACAGACGGAATTGTTTCCTGGCTATCTTCACTTATATTCAAACAAGGTGGCTTGGCTGCTCCATAGTAGAAGAACGCCATCATCTTTGAAAACTCATCCGGAGTTCGAATAGCTGAGTAGACAAGCCAAACAAGGGTCATGGCCAGATTTATGTTGCAAGAACCCTTTCAAAAAAGTTTTTGAGCAGTAAGTTACCCTTTTCACGATATAAAATCTTGCCAGCTTTAGTGAAGATAATCTCTGGAAAGACGGAAACTTGCAGAGCAGATACCAACTCAGGCTCCTTAATAGCATCAACTGCAACACACTTTTTAACAGGACAGTAACAACAGGTCAGAAGCTATTAAAAAGGTGATAGATGATGGAATTAGGCATAATCTCCTTACTCTTGGTGAAGGTAGTCTGCAGTTCCAAATTATGTGCACGGCTTTCTCCAATTCATCCCTGatcttttcattctcttttggcctaaaaataatttcaaatatcCAATAGGAAGGTTTCTTTCAGCAATGGTACAGTTGCAAACAGTGTATCCAGACCACGACAAACAACCAAGTTCTACATATTATCTACCTCCAAGGGCTTCAGCCATTTCAATAACATAAAGTAGCCAAACAAACATATTAAAAGCAAATCATTtgccacttttcttttctaaactTATCTAGGCAATAATCAAAAGATGTACATTTACATTTTGTCTTCCGATATTTCAAATGATCACTAGACACAACAGAAACTCAACCAATCATAGTACTGGTAAAAGTGAGTTCAAGATACTAgcatttttcatgttttgcaaGCCAAGATACTTAGCTAAATGAATTCCTCGCCTCCaaaaatgagtcagaaaataatttaactGGAAGCAAATCAACTCAAGCTACTCCGTTACAAAAGAActacataaagtgacagaaAAGAAACTGCAACTGTGCATGCTGCTATCAATGCTtccaaaaggggaaaaatgtTAAAAGTGCATCATGTACTCTCTcaaacaacaaagaaagaaagtggCACTGATTTCCCgtacaaaaagagaagatatggCACCTTTTAGACAGCTTGGAAGGCCTTACATGTATTGGCTTGCAAGCAATAGAATTGTGGAAAGATGAAGAATGAGAACTGAATACTAACCTCTTGTAGCGGTTATGTACAAGAACAATCAAAGGACTAATATCCTTGAAAACAGCTTCCTCCCATTCAGCAGTAGTGATATCTTTGATGGGGCGGATATAATCATCATCTTGCcacacaatttcattttcactatcataattttcatcatcttctttcctaACGTTCTTAATAGTGATTTTGTTGAAGAATTGGCCCAAATTGAAACCCCATCCATCAGCATCCTCAGGCCAATCAGGATCATCCTCCTCCACAACGAGGGGATAATCAGCCAGGAGCTTctgcatcttcttcctcctctcatcAAGGTCTATCTCGTCCTCAACATCAGGATGTTTATTGATCACTTCTCTAATTTTCCTTCTCCACTCTCGCCTCTCTTCAGGATCCATGAGATAAGGGTCATTGTCCTTCACCTCATCGTCTTGCTCCTCGTAATCAGAATCACTGCTATCATCATCTCGCTCTTTCTTTCCACCGATAAATTTGGGATTCTGAGACATTTTAGAAGCTCCTACGACAATGTTTTTCATATCCGTACCCTAATTTGCACGGAAGATAAGAATAAGCACCAATGCGAAATTAAGCATCAAAAGAACTTAAGTGGACGCCAAAGAATCGCACCTGCCGAGGTGCATGCAGAATATCTGAGGAGAGACCAAACCATCTCTCTGTATTCTTCAATGGAGTCTTGAAGCTAGAAAGTAAAGTAGAAACTGTTCTGCTGCCTTTAAGAGTGTGAAATGGAACATGAAGGATACTTGCTTGTTGGAGTGCCATTTCTGCAGAAAGCCAATTCCAATCAAGTATAACATCAGCAACATGATATCATCGTCTATCAACAAGTATTGAGAAAatactaataaaataaaaaaaaaaggttcattgGCTCAACCACATCATATAATTATTGGCACACCACCAACTCCAAGCTGAGTACAGGGACCCAAATGGCAGTGGCACGAAGAACTGAGGCACCCAGTGACCATAACAGCAGATGAGCCTCATAACATATATATCATAAACTGATTATCAGGTTTTAGAGCAGTAAAATCCGCGAAAATACAACCCACCATCTACAGCCATCATTTCGACCAAAGATAAAAAAGACCATAGCCATCATAAATAGTCAGTGAATATCGAGGAACAACTGCTGAAATTTCTTACCTGGAGCTTGGGAATGGGCTCTGTCCCACAAGTCTGCTTTCAGCTTCTGcaattccctctctctctctctctctctctctctctctctctctctctctctatgcctCTTCACCAAAGCTGAAGATGGGCAAAGTTAGCTAATCACAAAAACACTAGTGGGATTAGGAGGGTGCAGGAAAGCTTCTTTTCTACGAGAATGGCAAGTGGGCAATGGAATTTACACATATGCGTTCGAGCCGTGGAACGAGCAAGAAGATAAAAACATGAAGACGCATGAAAGAAGCTGCAGGCAAGTGGGGAAGTGGAGACTGAACTTCACCTGGCTGGTGGTTGGCTTGGAGGTGTACGGAATTCAGCGTGCATCACCTCGCCTGCCGAGAGAGAAGAACAGGGGATGCTCCAAACGTGTAAAAACCTTTGCCTtttaggagagagagagagagagagaggttcggATGTTGGGATGGGACAACTTATTTTCTacatgatctttttttttttttttttttgccaaaattgaaaataggaaaaaaaattataccttTCAAGTTTAGAAAATCGTCAAAATTTGCATTTCGTATGGATTTTAGAGACATTGGGTATTGCATCGTGAAACTTGCGAAATttgtaataaagaaaaaattcaaacaagTCGAAAAACCTCATTTTTAAATCTTATAaaactttaacaaaaaattatttcctatgCCACAATGGATAGcataaaattttttgttcttatatatatattaaactagATAAAGCGTTGAAAAATTAAAGTGAAATTGACTTCAATTGGCAAAATCTATTAATAAGCGAATAACTCCAACATCGATGTTAATTTACATTTGCAAAGAGCGTTCTTAGTTCCAAAGGGCCGGATTAACGCAATCTGCATCCTCTCACTTGAGTGAGTGCCACAATACTGTGTACTAGAGGATAGGAGCAACAGCAACTTCAGCTTACTTTGTGTCTCTTTTTCCACGTTTGCAGCAACCCACGGTGCACAGTGCGTCGATCTTGCGTTTCGTCCGCGATTTTGCATATAGATAAAGGGGTGCTAAAAAGTAAGTTTTCTGTAGTTTTCCATGAGATTGCTTtctaagcaaaaagaaaataaaacagtaaaaaaaataaaaacaacaacaacaacaaaggGAGCTGCCGTTCATCGTCTTGGAGGGTTCATCGTCTTGGACGGCTCAGGCGAGAGCTCTAAGGGCTGttgcgaggccggcgaccattGTCCTGACATTGAGATCTCGCCTAATAGTCGCAAGTGCAGCCAACGCTGTATAAGATGAACCAGGTGGAGACCCTAGAAAAGTGAACCTCAATGGAGACCTGGGCGAAGGACATCGAGGCCGCACGACCTCGGTGATCACTGCTGAAGGTTAGAAGAAGATAGATGATAAtgggttgaagaagatgatgggtcGATCCTTGACCTGAGCGGCTTCGACAGTCGACCCTCGACCTAGTCGACCTCAACCTAGTCGACCGGGCTGCAACATCAGCAACCCGCAAGCATAAAGGCCATacattgaagaagatgagagtCGATAGGctaaagaagatgaacagcatTTCTTGAGAGAAAGAGTGAAGTACAAAATTACTAGTAAGGACAAAATTGGAAGGGAAAAAGTCATTAAACCTGCCGAAAGCTCTTATCCTGAGATTTTAGTCTTCCCAATCCTAACATTTCTTCAAGGtggtccaaaaaaaatatttgtccaACGACATAACTTTTTCCCATGGGGTTTCGGAGACGCAGAGTCCCATGAGAAAACCGAACCaaaatgattgatgatgatgtaGATGAGATTAGCCAATTGAAGATAGCGGGCTACGGCTGATTATTGGTTTAAATGGGCATCgaaataattcatttattatGACCAGCACAACTCATGTTCCTACTTGTCGGTAATGACCCTTCTACTTTGAAGACTAAAAAACTTCAACTCGCTAAATCTCCACAAATGCACACATCTTAGCAATGCAGAGTGAAAAGTTATAGAAATACAACGCACGAAACCTTTCAATTCTactgacaaaagaaaattaggtaGCATCAAGTGTATTAAATGTCATGGCATCATCAGCTGTCACAGACGGAAGCAACCAAGCAAAGAAACCGAGCTTAGTTTCTCGCTTGAGTCTTTGCGATGAATACTCCACCAACATATTCCAAAGGTCTCCCACTGTCCATCCGTGCAACAATATCCATTGACTCACCTGCTCAACATAATAAAAGAGACAGCTGATATCCTCTAACGTGGGATTCACAAAATTAAGCAGTTGAAGAAAAGCAATTAACAACCTTAATTGAAGGCAAAAGGCTAACTAAAATATGAATAACACCATCCCGTTTGATATTATACACCTGCTACAAAATGCAGCCGAAAAGCAAACAAGGGTATAACCTTAAATAAAAGCTTGGAAAATAAATGCTGGGAAACTGAACTTTGCTTGTGGAAAAATAGCTGGTGTCAACGCCGTGATTCTTTAGGCACTTTAAAATCAATAGACTCTTATAGTCAGAAGAATGCGACAGAAATTGGAAAAATCTTACAAAAACTGCTGTCATTGATCTGAACCATGCGAAATAACAAAAAGTACCTGATGTAGGTTCTGCAATGCCTCCGTGCCAAATGTATAATATGACATGAAAGGTCTCAATGCCTGAAAATAAATACAGACAGATATGAATCTGATGAAACAAAAATGTTGACACGTCATATTCTCAAAAGACCCATCAATGCCCTATACATTCCATCGACTAGTGGAACGATTGAAAATTTAGCAAAGAGCAGACTATTATGGCCAAAGAAAAGTATAGGACAATGTCCACATCTACAAAGTTGAAATCCTCATATCACAACATTCTACACCCTCGTTTTAATCTTAATCATAACATATTCTGACTATACTAAAGCTGGTAATTGACCTAGTATGACCACCATAGTAAGAAAGAAGGCTGCCAGAAACCACCTTCAGATGTCTTCTTAGTACTTGGCTTCTTCATCTACACATTGACAACCATGATAATATAGTGTCAAACCTTCTGTTTATTTTACACTACAAAATTCCAGAAGCCAACGCCAATGTCTATGATGGGGCCAATTCACAAGCTCAAGTCTTCTCTGCAGACCATAGCAGCTGAATGGATTTGATTGTCCTCTCCAATGTCTGGTCTGGGTTGGTTCAAATTATTCGTTGAACTAGGTTGAGCTCATTTTAAAGTTTGTGAACATAGGCAGGCTTGGACGATGGATTTCCTTTCTGGACCTGCCCAATCCATCCACCTCAAATATTCTCGTGTAATTTTTCTAGCGTTTCAAGGTACTTTTATTAATTGAAGGGGTCCAGAAAAGATAAGGGGGATGGTATGGCCAAATGACGTAACCTTAGAATTTTGGCCTGACCAGCCATGATTGCCCAAGCCATCTAAAAATCTGGTTCCCAAAAAAGTTGAAGCTTTCTCCTCTTTAGGCTATTGACTGTAAGCTTGCctgttctgttctttttccatATGCATCAAAAAGACCAATAGGTAAGTGTGGGCTGCCTATAATGAAGTATTTTTGCCACTAACTATTTTAACACTTCTTAAACTGATCCCATGTTTGAATTTTATCTCATCccacatccttttttttttttttttcctgaaaagtTGCTCCTGTTTGGTTATGATCAAACATTTCTATTCACAAACAAACTTCTTGTCCTGTACTTGCATTCTCAAAACTTCAAGCATCCTCATGCTACCGTTtgaaaacttcaaattgatcaTCCAACTATACTTGTTTATCGTAGTTAAGATGTTATATACTGATGCACTTCATGACATTTTGTATATTCCTAAATGTGTAGACATCAGATAAACCTGCTCAGTCATATTTAGCATTGccacatcaaagaaaatgactGGCAATTGCATGATATTGCTAAAGTAAAAAGGATAACATCACCTGAGAAGCAGCAAGCCACTGAATCATGCTCTTCAGCTCAGGATCACCTCCAAAGGCTCCACAACCCCAGTTCCCTGTCACAATTCCAATATTGTCTTCATCGTCAGGTATCTGAGTTAAAGCCTCGGCATTTGGGATCTCTTTGTCCCCTGCTCCTCCTTCAGTTCTTGGGAATGTTGCAGGATCTTTCTGCTGGTATCCAAAAACAGACAACATCCTCAGATAAGTAGAACTGGATTTACATACACATAAAAGCAATGACttaacaaaaggagaaaaataatactgcaaaatgtgaaaatcccTGACCAAAGCATCATCCCCAGATACATGATTTGAGACTTGGACTCGGCCATCAACCAATCCAGCTAAACAATTTTCCTGGAAGACCCTCTCATACAACTGATACTTGGAATCATCAGAGAAGCCACAAAATGCCTTGTTAATCTCCCTGTGATTGCAACAAGCAATTCTCACAGTTTTAAAAACATGAATATACGTATGGGTTTTGATATAAATGTGCATAAAATGGTAAGTTGACTAAGATAGATTGAATACGAAAATTTTCATCTAGGATTCGCCATAACAGCcatcaaattttattataacCAGCATGATACTGTAGATGTTGTAGTCAAAATAAATGACTATTATCATGTATAAATAGGAGAACTTTCCATCCATGACCTAGAAAGAAATAAGTCCTTGACTGATTTTAGATGTTGCTCAATTCTTACATAAGAAACATTAGCAGCATTAGCCAAACCATTTCTTTCCATGATCAAAAGCTAGAAAGATGATATCCCATCTATCTTTGGGTGAATCCCCACATATTCATATCCTCTCACAACTTTACTTCTTTTTCGACCAACCAAGGAACCGATAAAAAAGATAACTCTAAGAAATTCCAAGACAATGATTCTTGTTTGGACAAAAATGGCTAGAAAATGAGATTTGCCTTCAGCTCAGCTGAAACACATGGTTCCCAGAACCTCATTCAATTTGGATATTGTTCAATACTCTCCTTAGTCTCACTTGTCTTATAGTTGATCATGTTTTAAGTAATCCTTCGTAgctaaaatatcattttaactTCCTATTGAACTTGGATAATCTAATTCTTTGTTTcttatcatgaaaatttatTTGACAAGTGAAAGGAAAAGGTCCAGGGAAGAGATGTCTCCAACTACAAAACTGAACAGTCTAGTAAGACGTCTTGTTCTCATTGATATGTTTTCAACTCTCGTTTGACCAGACTTACTCGTCGACTGTGAGCCCTAGAGTGTACTTTACAACAGAACCAAATGATTGACTTAACATCCTAGACACAATTTCATAGACAATTCAAAGGGTACTTCCGATTGCTTTGATCAAAAGTTGCTCTTCATAttaacttgactttgaatttttaaatgcCTTATTCAATAAGCAAATCCATCCTGAAGATGCCCTAGAATAGAGCAAGTGATACAGTCCCCAAGCTTAAGTCACCCCAAAAAATTGGTTGAATAGAACCTTCACTCCAAACTTTATTTCTTGAATCTGTGTATTACTTGTAAATCACAGCAAAGAGGGCATTTATGAATTAGTGACTAAAATAAGAGGATTTCCATTTGACATGGCTTTGTCCTTCTTTCTTGTCCAACCTACACATGTAAGATCTAACCACGATCGGAAATCATGGGGGAAAAAACTCCACATACCTCAGAAGGAGTTGTAATTCATACTGCTTAATTCCTGGCCTGCATAATGCATCTATTGCAACAATTCTTGTTCTATGCCTTCCCATGCGATCGGTATCTTTTTTGTCTATATAGTCACCAGAAAATTTGAATGAAGAAGCATACCTGCACCCCTTCAAGTTTAGAGCACAATTCAGAAGCCATCATACAGTGAGGTCAATTTAGACATACTTAAAAGATGTCTACCTACCAGCTGaataatcaaaataacatcTAATAAAGATCAAGCATGTCTAAAATGATCACTCTTTAAGCTCAAATTCAAATCAATCACATAATTATGCATAAACCTTCTACATTTGACACCTTCTTTCTTCAAAGCCTATAACAATCATTTATAGTTCTCCATTGTACACTGTCAATTCAgtgaaaaaggaaggagaaagaagtaaACAT harbors:
- the LOC104455112 gene encoding thioredoxin-like fold domain-containing protein MRL7L, chloroplastic; this translates as MALQQASILHVPFHTLKGSRTVSTLLSSFKTPLKNTERWFGLSSDILHAPRQGTDMKNIVVGASKMSQNPKFIGGKKERDDDSSDSDYEEQDDEVKDNDPYLMDPEERREWRRKIREVINKHPDVEDEIDLDERRKKMQKLLADYPLVVEEDDPDWPEDADGWGFNLGQFFNKITIKNVRKEDDENYDSENEIVWQDDDYIRPIKDITTAEWEEAVFKDISPLIVLVHNRYKRPKENEKIRDELEKAVHIIWNCRLPSPRCVAVDAIKEPELVSALQVSVFPEIIFTKAGKILYREKAIRTPDEFSKMMAFFYYGAAKPPCLNISEDSQETIPSV
- the LOC120293238 gene encoding uncharacterized protein LOC120293238, which produces MHRNFFLLSLYLLALVICGSAADSAGYVPLKSELLCRQCSKCDTSTCPPSEAYPHMTAWDNTLIAGALQSDYVAATDRGVYSVPNVLGGESANYNAYYGWQSTSGSASGYHRFNNYMDKCSGGQSYLTVDKHGKVSLRSLNSLESIADADWKSINPPKKFNHQEFRFWVSGSTGKCLTVFVGSGEKRIAGVSDCKFDGSNPYQLFAFRFHYHKAFCCCGLHNE